The Argopecten irradians isolate NY chromosome 16, Ai_NY, whole genome shotgun sequence genome window below encodes:
- the LOC138310478 gene encoding uncharacterized protein, with translation MADHVFCLFGTLMFELINEDSDELLCILATNSHLRDIMHYKPRREHLPSVQGYTETVLPRFITEDYRTHFRISKEMFTAIISEIQEPLTFRHRGGHDQISPSKQLFIFLCYMANKETMREIGHYFGVGKSSVHNTIMRVAEVFLDKLLKVIQWPGFDAQETTARENQLSFGLPDIMGYLDGTHIRLSGCPRGDNDFINRKHFPSMQLQVVVDNHLAIIDCYTGWPGCAHDARVLRNSGLYDKAEEGGYLAPNKVIAADSAYPLKHWLVTPFKDNGHLRPVQRRFNRVLSSGRQVVERAIGHLKGRFRRLQEITVHEEKNIASTIVCGCILHNLCILCHDELDQYVDRSNEDDNHPNNHFPNIFQNAIDGVHRREQLMNALP, from the exons atggccgACCACGTGTTTTGTTTGTTCGGTACGTTAATGTTTGAACTTATCAACGAAGACAGTGATGAATTGCTATGCATTTTAGCAACAAATAGTCATTTACGGGATATTATGCATTACAAACCAAGGCGAGAGCACCTTCCCAGTGTCCAGGGTTATACAGAGACGGTATTACCACGATTTATTACAGAGGATTACAGAACTCATTTTCGTATCAGCAAAGAAATGTTTACGGCAATCATATCAGAAATTCAAGAACCTTTGACATTTAGACATCGCGGAGGCCACGACCAAATATCACCATCTAAACAGCtctttatatttctttgttacaTGGCTAATAAAGAAACAATGAGAGAAATTGGACATTATTTTGGAGTTGGAAAGTCATCCGTACATAACACTATCATGCGAGTTGCAGAGGTATTCCTAGATAAACTTTTGAAG GTTATACAATGGCCCGGCTTTGATGCACAAGAGACCACGGCACGAGAGAACCAATTAAGTTTTGGTCTACCCGACATCATGGGTTATTTAGACGGAACACACATAAGACTTTCCGGTTGTCCAAGAGGGGATAATGATTTTATTAATAGAAAACATTTCCCGTCAATGCAGCTTCAG GTTGTTGTCGACAACCATCTGGCTATAATTGACTGCTACACTGGATGGCCTGGCTGTGCACATGATGCACGAGTTCTTCGAAACTCTGGATTATATGATAAAGCTGAAGAAGGAGGGTATCTAGCACCAAATAAGGTTATTGCAGCTGATAGTGCATATCCTCTTAAACACTGGTTGGTAACCCCATTCAAGGACAACGGACACCTGCGCCCAGTTCAGAGACGATTCAATAGAGTGCTGTCCTCTGGACGTCAGGTTGTGGAAAGAGCCATTGGGCACTTGAAGGGTAGATTCAGGAGGTTACAAGAAATTACTGTACACGAAGAGAAAAACATTGCATCAACAATCGTTTGCGGTTGTATTCTACACAACCTTTGTATCCTCTGTCATGACGAGCTAGACCAATATGTGGACAGAAGTAATGAAGATGACAACCACCCAAATAATCACTTTCCAAATATTTTTCAGAACGCCATAGATGGGGTTCATAGAAGGGAACAGCTAATGAATGCCTTGCCTTAA